A single window of Flavobacterium aestivum DNA harbors:
- a CDS encoding acetyl-CoA C-acyltransferase, giving the protein MKTAYIVKAYRTAVGKAPKGVFRFKRPDELAAETIQYMMNELPDFDKTRIDDVMVGNAMPEAEQGLNVGRLISLMGLKVDDVPGVTVNRYCASGLETIGMATAKIQSGMAHCIIAGGAESMSYIPMGGYKPTPDYAVAKAGHEDYYWGMGLTSEAVAKQFNISRADQDEFAFQSHNKALKAQAEGKFDKQIVPITVEQTFINENGKKETKSYVVNKDEGPRAGTSLEALAGLRAVFAADGSVTAGNSSQMSDGAAFVLVMSEEMVKELNLEPIARLVNFASAGVEPRIMGIGPVKAIPKALKQAGLTLNDIDLIELNEAFASQALAVTRELNLNPDIINVNGGAIALGHPLGCTGAKLSVQLFDEMKRRGSKYGIVSMCVGTGQGSAGIFEVL; this is encoded by the coding sequence ATGAAAACAGCATATATAGTTAAAGCTTATCGTACTGCGGTAGGTAAAGCGCCAAAAGGAGTTTTTAGATTTAAAAGACCTGATGAATTGGCGGCAGAAACCATTCAATACATGATGAATGAGTTACCTGATTTTGACAAAACACGTATTGACGACGTTATGGTAGGAAATGCCATGCCGGAAGCAGAACAAGGTTTGAACGTGGGTCGTTTAATCTCTTTGATGGGATTAAAAGTAGATGATGTACCTGGAGTTACTGTAAACAGATACTGCGCTTCTGGATTGGAAACAATCGGAATGGCAACTGCTAAAATCCAATCAGGAATGGCACATTGTATCATTGCCGGTGGAGCTGAGAGTATGAGTTATATCCCGATGGGAGGTTACAAACCTACTCCGGATTACGCTGTTGCAAAAGCAGGACATGAGGATTACTACTGGGGAATGGGATTAACATCGGAAGCGGTGGCTAAACAATTCAACATTTCTCGTGCAGATCAAGATGAATTTGCTTTTCAATCGCATAACAAAGCTTTGAAAGCGCAAGCTGAAGGTAAATTTGACAAACAAATTGTGCCTATCACTGTAGAGCAAACTTTTATCAATGAAAATGGTAAAAAAGAAACCAAATCATATGTGGTAAACAAAGACGAAGGGCCAAGAGCCGGAACTTCTCTAGAAGCATTGGCTGGTCTTAGAGCGGTTTTTGCTGCTGACGGAAGTGTAACTGCAGGTAACTCTTCACAAATGAGTGATGGTGCTGCTTTTGTACTGGTTATGAGCGAAGAAATGGTAAAAGAATTAAACCTTGAGCCTATCGCTAGATTGGTAAACTTCGCCTCAGCAGGTGTTGAACCAAGAATTATGGGAATTGGTCCTGTAAAAGCCATTCCAAAAGCATTAAAACAAGCTGGATTGACTCTAAATGATATCGATTTAATTGAATTGAACGAAGCATTTGCTTCACAAGCATTGGCAGTTACCCGCGAACTAAACTTGAATCCTGATATCATCAATGTTAATGGTGGAGCTATTGCCTTGGGTCACCCTCTAGGTTGTACTGGAGCCAAATTATCAGTTCAATTGTTTGATGAAATGAAACGCAGAGGAAGCAAATACGGAATTGTGAGTATGTGTGTTGGAACTGGTCAGGGATCTGCGGGAATTTTTGAAGTACTCTAA
- a CDS encoding MarR family winged helix-turn-helix transcriptional regulator: MKNKTIDYILRATWQAVSRMYNEEANKYDATMATGFALLSIDREEGTPSTALGPRMGMEATSLTRTLKSMEEKGLIVRKKNPEDGRGVLIYLTEFGKEKRELSRNTVLSFNETIRKHVSEEKLNNFIEVAETINELIQNKNIFNQQENNNDETHH, from the coding sequence ATGAAAAACAAAACAATAGATTATATCCTAAGAGCAACTTGGCAGGCAGTATCCAGAATGTACAATGAAGAAGCCAATAAGTATGATGCAACAATGGCAACCGGATTTGCCCTATTAAGTATTGACAGAGAGGAAGGAACACCTTCTACAGCTTTAGGACCAAGAATGGGAATGGAAGCGACAAGCTTAACCAGAACCCTAAAATCGATGGAGGAAAAAGGGCTAATAGTTAGGAAGAAAAACCCAGAAGACGGTAGAGGCGTTTTGATTTATCTAACCGAATTTGGAAAAGAAAAAAGAGAGCTTTCAAGAAATACAGTTTTAAGCTTTAATGAAACGATTAGAAAACATGTTTCTGAGGAAAAACTAAACAATTTTATAGAAGTAGCTGAAACGATCAACGAACTAATTCAGAATAAAAATATATTTAATCAACAAGAAAACAATAATGATGAAACGCACCATTAA
- a CDS encoding TetR/AcrR family transcriptional regulator, which translates to MRLKDENKEFIIRQKAIEMIVNEGFDGLSMQKLAKKANISPSTIYVYFNSREDLVNKLYLEVQDKFEKDALDNFSADLNFEDGLWLQWKNRLKNIIQNPLEYQFYEQFRSSPLINHKDIQPTVFRKKMNEFVDNAVRNKEIIDLPSEIFWALAYGPFYTLIKFNLNKSTMAGKPFTLTDQNLRQAFDLVLKALKA; encoded by the coding sequence ATGAGATTGAAAGACGAAAATAAAGAGTTCATAATACGGCAGAAAGCTATCGAAATGATAGTTAATGAAGGTTTTGATGGTCTTAGTATGCAAAAATTAGCTAAGAAGGCTAATATTTCGCCTTCTACAATCTATGTATATTTTAATAGTCGAGAAGATTTAGTAAACAAGCTATACCTAGAGGTGCAGGACAAATTTGAAAAAGACGCATTGGATAATTTTAGTGCTGACTTGAATTTTGAAGATGGCTTGTGGCTTCAATGGAAAAACCGACTTAAAAATATTATCCAAAATCCGTTGGAGTATCAGTTTTATGAACAATTTAGAAGCTCGCCGCTAATCAATCATAAAGATATTCAGCCAACTGTTTTTAGAAAAAAAATGAATGAGTTTGTTGACAATGCAGTGCGTAATAAGGAAATTATTGACTTGCCATCGGAGATATTTTGGGCTTTGGCTTATGGACCATTTTATACACTTATAAAGTTTAATTTGAATAAATCAACAATGGCAGGTAAACCATTCACTTTGACAGATCAAAATCTAAGACAAGCTTTTGATCTTGTTTTAAAAGCATTGAAAGCATAA
- a CDS encoding 3-hydroxyacyl-CoA dehydrogenase/enoyl-CoA hydratase family protein, whose amino-acid sequence MKRTIKKVAVIGSGIMGSGIACHFANIGVEVLLLDIVPRELTDAEAKKGLTLESKIVRNRVVNEHLANSLKSKPSPIYSQKFANRITTGNTTDDMAKIANVDWIIEVVVERLDIKKMVFEQIEKFRKPGTLVTSNTSGIPIHFMSEGRSEDFQKHFCGTHFFNPARYLKLFEIIPGPQTSSEVLDFLTVYGEKFLGKTSVVAKDTPAFIGNRIGIYGIQSLFHLVKELGLTIEEVDKLTGPVIGRPKSATFRTVDVVGLDTLVHVANGIYENCPTDEQHELFKLPDFVNKMMENKWYGSKTGQGFYKKVDKDILSLDLETLEYRPAKKASFATLELTKTIDKPINRFKVLVKGKDKAGEFYRKSFSGMFAYVSNRIPEISDELYKIDDAMKAGFGWENGPFEIWDAIGVEKGIEIMKAEGLEPAAWVTEMIASGSTSFYTVKDGATYFYNIPTKSQTKVPGQDAFIILNNIRESKKVWSNSGAIIQDLGDGILNLEFQSKMNTIGGDVLQAINKAIDLSEKEYQGLVIGNQAANFSVGANIGMIFMMAVEQEYDELNMAIKMFQDTMMRVRYSGIPVVVAPHGMTFGGGCEMSLHADKVVAAAETYMGLVEFGVGVIPGGGGSKEMAMRASDLFRKNDVELNVLQEYFLTIAMAKVSTSGYEAFDTGLLQHGKDIIVVNKDRQIAEAKKHALLMAEAGYTQPIRRTDVKVLGKQALGMFLVGTNQMVAGKYISEHDLKIANKLAYVMAGGDLSEQTLVSEQYLLDLEREAFLSLCTERKTLERIQFMLTKGKPLRN is encoded by the coding sequence ATGAAACGCACCATTAAAAAAGTAGCAGTAATTGGATCCGGAATTATGGGTTCAGGAATTGCTTGTCATTTTGCCAACATTGGAGTCGAAGTCTTACTTTTGGACATTGTTCCAAGAGAATTGACAGATGCTGAAGCCAAAAAAGGGCTTACACTTGAAAGTAAAATTGTTCGTAACCGTGTGGTAAACGAGCATTTAGCCAACTCATTAAAATCTAAGCCCTCTCCTATTTACAGCCAAAAATTCGCTAACCGAATCACAACTGGAAATACTACAGACGATATGGCAAAAATTGCCAATGTAGATTGGATCATAGAAGTGGTTGTGGAGCGTTTGGATATCAAAAAAATGGTTTTTGAACAAATTGAAAAATTCAGAAAACCGGGAACATTGGTTACATCAAACACATCAGGTATTCCAATTCACTTCATGAGCGAAGGACGCAGCGAAGATTTCCAAAAACATTTCTGCGGTACTCACTTTTTTAACCCTGCGCGTTACTTAAAATTATTCGAAATTATTCCTGGTCCACAAACTTCTTCAGAAGTATTGGATTTCTTAACAGTATACGGAGAGAAATTCTTGGGTAAAACATCTGTTGTTGCCAAAGATACTCCGGCTTTCATCGGAAACCGTATTGGTATTTACGGAATCCAAAGTTTATTCCACTTGGTAAAAGAATTGGGATTAACAATTGAAGAAGTTGATAAATTAACAGGACCGGTTATTGGTCGTCCAAAATCAGCTACTTTCAGAACTGTAGATGTTGTTGGACTAGATACTTTGGTACATGTTGCCAACGGAATCTACGAAAACTGTCCAACAGACGAACAACACGAATTGTTCAAACTTCCGGATTTTGTAAACAAAATGATGGAAAACAAATGGTACGGAAGTAAAACTGGTCAAGGTTTCTACAAAAAAGTTGACAAAGACATTCTTTCTTTAGACTTAGAAACTCTTGAATACCGTCCTGCTAAAAAAGCTTCTTTTGCTACTTTAGAATTAACAAAAACAATAGACAAACCAATCAACCGATTTAAGGTTTTGGTTAAAGGAAAAGACAAAGCAGGTGAATTCTACAGAAAAAGTTTCTCTGGAATGTTTGCTTATGTTTCTAACCGTATTCCTGAAATCTCTGATGAGTTATACAAAATAGACGATGCCATGAAAGCTGGTTTTGGATGGGAAAATGGTCCATTCGAAATTTGGGATGCTATTGGTGTTGAAAAAGGAATCGAAATCATGAAAGCCGAAGGTCTTGAGCCTGCAGCTTGGGTTACCGAAATGATTGCTTCTGGAAGCACAAGTTTCTATACTGTAAAAGATGGAGCTACATATTTCTATAATATTCCAACAAAATCACAAACTAAAGTTCCTGGTCAAGATGCATTCATCATCCTAAACAACATTCGCGAAAGCAAAAAAGTATGGAGCAATAGTGGTGCAATCATCCAAGATTTAGGAGACGGAATCTTGAACTTAGAATTCCAATCAAAAATGAATACTATTGGTGGAGATGTACTTCAAGCCATCAATAAAGCCATTGATTTATCTGAAAAAGAATACCAAGGTTTGGTTATTGGAAACCAAGCAGCGAATTTCTCTGTTGGTGCCAATATCGGAATGATATTCATGATGGCTGTAGAGCAAGAATACGATGAGCTTAATATGGCTATCAAAATGTTCCAAGACACTATGATGCGTGTGCGTTATTCTGGAATCCCAGTAGTAGTTGCTCCTCACGGAATGACTTTTGGTGGTGGTTGCGAAATGAGCTTACACGCTGATAAAGTGGTTGCTGCAGCAGAAACCTATATGGGATTAGTTGAATTTGGTGTTGGGGTAATTCCTGGCGGTGGTGGTTCTAAAGAAATGGCCATGCGTGCATCCGATTTATTCCGCAAAAATGATGTTGAGTTGAATGTTCTTCAAGAATATTTCTTAACTATCGCTATGGCAAAAGTTTCAACTTCTGGTTACGAAGCTTTTGATACCGGACTTTTACAACACGGTAAAGACATCATTGTAGTAAACAAAGATCGTCAGATTGCCGAAGCTAAAAAACATGCTTTATTAATGGCCGAAGCGGGTTATACACAACCAATTCGCAGAACAGATGTAAAAGTTTTAGGTAAACAAGCATTAGGAATGTTCTTGGTTGGAACCAACCAAATGGTTGCTGGTAAATACATCTCTGAGCACGATTTAAAAATTGCAAACAAACTGGCTTATGTTATGGCTGGTGGTGATTTATCTGAGCAAACTTTGGTATCTGAGCAATATTTATTAGACCTTGAACGCGAAGCTTTCTTGTCACTTTGTACCGAAAGAAAAACATTGGAAAGAATTCAATTTATGTTAACCAAAGGGAAACCGCTTCGTAATTAG
- a CDS encoding M949_RS01915 family surface polysaccharide biosynthesis protein: MNIIKTVTIFSALIFIGCNKKGENENIKIDKEEKPSLEIITEKLSEGDLPKEILFDGEPKEITKLKDLKGEHIILLTETGEVPSPQKINDDEEEERDFRIYAYDYLLDKNDNKYKLNWKIQDFVSNCEFDLIVGFLKDTFKITDLNKNGIAEIWTMYQMGCVSDVSPIDKKIIMYQGKQKFALRGTSSVNPGDGKIGGEYKLDEKMSNAPKEIKAFAIEMWKKNCPQKYE, translated from the coding sequence ATGAATATAATTAAAACAGTAACTATTTTCTCAGCACTTATTTTTATTGGTTGTAACAAAAAAGGAGAAAATGAAAATATTAAAATCGATAAAGAAGAAAAACCAAGTTTAGAGATTATCACAGAAAAGCTTTCCGAGGGAGACTTACCAAAAGAAATACTTTTTGATGGAGAACCAAAAGAAATAACTAAACTGAAAGATTTAAAAGGAGAACATATAATTCTTTTGACAGAAACAGGAGAAGTTCCGAGTCCTCAAAAAATAAATGATGATGAAGAAGAGGAAAGGGATTTTAGAATTTATGCTTATGATTATTTACTCGATAAAAATGACAACAAGTATAAACTAAACTGGAAAATACAAGATTTTGTTTCTAATTGTGAATTCGATTTGATAGTGGGATTTTTAAAAGACACCTTTAAAATAACGGATTTGAACAAAAATGGCATTGCAGAAATTTGGACTATGTATCAAATGGGATGTGTATCAGACGTGAGCCCAATAGATAAGAAAATAATAATGTACCAAGGAAAACAAAAGTTTGCATTAAGAGGTACTAGTTCTGTAAATCCTGGAGATGGTAAAATAGGAGGGGAGTATAAACTTGATGAAAAGATGAGTAACGCTCCAAAAGAAATTAAAGCATTTGCTATCGAAATGTGGAAAAAAAATTGCCCACAGAAATATGAATAA
- a CDS encoding acyl-CoA dehydrogenase family protein: MSDKTRGGQFIVKETKCEDIFTPEDFNEEQLMMRDSVKEFVDKELWAHKDRFEKKDYAYTQECMKKAGDLGFLSVAVPESYGGMGMGFVNTVLVCDYISGATGSFSTAFGAHTGIGTMPITLYGTEEQKQKYVPKLASGEWFGAYCLTEPGAGSDANSGKTKAVLSEDGKTYSITGQKMWISNAGFCSVFIVFARIGDDKNITGFIVENTPDNGISMNEEEHKLGIRSSSTRQVFFNETKVPVENMLSERGNGFKIAMNALNVGRIKLAAACLDAQRRVISGAVNYSNERIQFNTSISQFGAIRSKLAEMATSCYAGESASYRAAKDIEDRITAREAEGVSHQESELKGVEEYAIECSILKVAVSEDVQNCADEGIQIFGGMGFSEDTPMESAWRDARIARIYEGTNEINRMLSVGMLIKKAMKGHVDLLGPASKVQEELMGIPSFDTPDYSELFAEEKEMIGKLKKAFLMVAGGAVQKYGPDLEGHQQLLMAASDILIEIYMAESTILRTEKLAKANGADKVKEQIAMAQLYLYQAVDIITQKGKESIISFAEGDEQRMMLMGLRRYTKYTNMPNVVGLRETITTKLVAENAYCF, translated from the coding sequence ATGAGCGACAAAACAAGAGGTGGTCAATTCATCGTAAAAGAAACAAAATGTGAAGATATCTTCACACCAGAAGACTTCAATGAAGAGCAATTAATGATGCGTGACTCTGTAAAAGAGTTCGTTGACAAAGAATTGTGGGCACACAAAGATCGTTTTGAGAAAAAAGATTACGCTTATACACAAGAGTGTATGAAAAAAGCGGGAGATCTTGGTTTCTTAAGCGTAGCAGTACCTGAGTCTTATGGAGGAATGGGAATGGGATTTGTAAATACTGTTTTGGTATGTGATTATATTTCGGGAGCAACGGGTTCATTCTCTACAGCTTTTGGAGCTCACACTGGAATTGGAACAATGCCAATCACATTATACGGAACAGAAGAACAAAAACAAAAATACGTACCAAAATTAGCTTCTGGAGAATGGTTTGGAGCGTATTGCTTGACTGAACCAGGTGCTGGATCTGATGCTAATTCTGGAAAAACAAAAGCTGTTTTATCAGAAGACGGAAAAACCTATTCGATCACTGGACAAAAAATGTGGATTTCGAATGCAGGATTCTGTTCAGTATTCATCGTATTCGCAAGAATTGGTGACGACAAAAACATCACTGGATTTATCGTAGAAAACACTCCAGATAATGGAATCTCTATGAATGAAGAAGAGCATAAATTAGGTATTCGTTCTTCATCTACACGTCAGGTTTTCTTTAATGAAACAAAAGTTCCTGTTGAAAACATGTTGTCTGAAAGAGGAAACGGTTTCAAAATCGCAATGAATGCTTTGAACGTAGGTCGTATCAAATTAGCAGCTGCTTGTTTAGATGCACAACGTAGAGTAATCTCTGGAGCGGTGAACTATTCTAATGAAAGAATCCAATTTAATACTTCTATCTCTCAATTTGGAGCTATTCGTTCTAAATTAGCTGAGATGGCAACTTCTTGCTACGCAGGAGAAAGTGCTTCTTACCGTGCTGCAAAAGACATTGAAGACAGAATCACTGCTCGCGAAGCAGAAGGTGTTTCACACCAAGAATCAGAATTGAAAGGTGTTGAAGAATACGCTATCGAGTGTTCTATCTTGAAAGTAGCTGTTTCTGAAGACGTACAAAATTGTGCTGATGAAGGAATTCAAATCTTTGGTGGAATGGGATTCTCAGAAGACACTCCTATGGAAAGTGCTTGGAGAGATGCTCGTATTGCTCGTATCTACGAAGGAACAAACGAAATCAACAGAATGCTTTCTGTTGGTATGTTAATCAAAAAAGCCATGAAAGGTCACGTTGATTTACTAGGACCAGCTTCTAAAGTGCAAGAAGAATTAATGGGAATTCCATCTTTTGATACTCCTGATTATTCTGAATTATTTGCTGAGGAAAAAGAAATGATTGGTAAATTGAAAAAAGCGTTCCTAATGGTTGCTGGTGGAGCCGTTCAAAAATACGGTCCAGACTTAGAAGGACACCAACAGTTACTAATGGCAGCTTCAGATATCTTAATTGAAATCTACATGGCTGAAAGTACTATCTTGAGAACTGAAAAATTAGCCAAAGCTAACGGTGCTGATAAAGTAAAAGAACAAATCGCAATGGCACAATTATACTTGTACCAAGCAGTAGATATTATTACTCAAAAAGGAAAAGAAAGCATTATTTCTTTTGCTGAAGGTGATGAACAACGTATGATGTTAATGGGATTACGTCGTTATACTAAATACACTAACATGCCAAATGTTGTTGGTTTAAGAGAAACGATCACCACTAAATTAGTTGCAGAAAACGCATACTGCTTCTAA
- a CDS encoding VOC family protein, whose product MTINHLNLVVTDVTNAVNFFETHFDFNCEFVKGDSVIAVLKNKENFTLVIMGNKNGDTTYPKAFHIGFMLDSTEEVDSLHKKLVDNKIEVDQSPKKIRDSYAFYFYFDNLFIEVGHYLK is encoded by the coding sequence ATGACAATTAATCACTTAAATCTAGTAGTTACAGACGTAACCAATGCAGTAAATTTTTTTGAAACACATTTCGATTTTAACTGCGAATTTGTAAAAGGCGATAGTGTAATCGCCGTTTTGAAAAACAAAGAAAATTTCACTCTTGTTATTATGGGCAACAAAAATGGAGACACTACTTATCCCAAAGCCTTTCACATAGGTTTTATGTTAGACAGTACAGAAGAAGTAGATAGTCTTCATAAAAAACTAGTTGATAATAAAATTGAAGTAGATCAGTCACCTAAAAAAATAAGGGACAGTTATGCTTTTTACTTTTATTTTGACAACTTATTTATTGAAGTTGGGCATTACCTAAAGTAA
- a CDS encoding four helix bundle protein has translation MRHNYKNLKIWQLGITIANEISDLLLEFPKHERYDLSSQISRCSVSIPSNIAEGSSRTDKSFSHFLDISLGSSFELITQLLIAKHRKYISEIQFNQLEIKIEEFQRMTMGFQNGLK, from the coding sequence ATGAGACATAATTATAAGAACTTGAAGATTTGGCAACTTGGAATAACAATCGCAAATGAGATTTCAGATTTACTATTAGAATTTCCAAAACATGAACGATATGACTTAAGTTCCCAAATTAGCAGATGTTCAGTTTCAATTCCCAGTAATATTGCTGAAGGCTCTTCAAGAACTGATAAATCTTTCAGTCACTTTTTAGATATTTCTCTTGGATCTTCATTCGAACTTATTACGCAATTATTGATTGCGAAACACAGAAAATATATTAGCGAAATACAATTTAACCAATTAGAAATTAAAATAGAAGAATTCCAAAGGATGACGATGGGATTTCAAAATGGACTAAAGTAA
- a CDS encoding multicopper oxidase domain-containing protein yields MKGWNKIALLFSFLFANGFLFSQNEKLIIGRTTGKLSIKKNLEVRTFGFSNTLSGQVTLPGSCIDVKEGDNVSIDLWNISQGNPISMFCNEIEFVQHNEAKEIMKKKEAIDHMGHGFYSFLATKAGTYLYYSPENYPFNLQAGMFGIIIIRPKEKDSSFVMPCTETLWCSYEIDTKWHTDAIMDVEYDDINKPIALPDYKPNYFLINGKITTEIGGLQSLKNKKETVLLRLVNSGLYLHEILFPSSAKLQLVSGKDTAMIALPKGNKVNLHPRECLELLVSLENVPEKEQIIYHFIDPILNRISNKKNIPVFY; encoded by the coding sequence ATGAAAGGATGGAATAAAATTGCACTGTTATTTTCTTTTTTGTTTGCCAATGGTTTTTTGTTTTCTCAAAATGAAAAGCTAATTATAGGGAGAACAACTGGCAAGCTAAGTATTAAGAAAAATTTGGAGGTACGAACTTTTGGTTTCAGCAACACTCTTTCCGGACAAGTAACGCTGCCTGGTTCATGTATAGATGTTAAGGAAGGCGATAATGTAAGTATTGATTTATGGAATATTTCTCAAGGAAATCCAATTTCTATGTTTTGTAATGAAATTGAGTTTGTACAGCACAATGAAGCCAAAGAAATAATGAAGAAAAAAGAAGCCATAGACCATATGGGACATGGGTTTTATTCTTTTTTGGCAACAAAGGCCGGTACTTATCTTTATTATAGTCCTGAAAATTATCCTTTTAATCTCCAGGCTGGTATGTTTGGAATAATTATTATACGACCAAAAGAGAAGGATTCTTCGTTTGTTATGCCTTGTACTGAAACATTATGGTGTAGTTATGAAATCGATACAAAGTGGCATACCGATGCAATTATGGATGTGGAGTACGACGATATCAACAAACCAATTGCTCTTCCTGACTATAAGCCCAATTATTTTTTGATTAATGGTAAAATAACTACTGAAATAGGAGGGTTACAATCTTTAAAGAATAAAAAGGAAACAGTATTGCTGCGTTTGGTTAATTCAGGTTTATATCTTCATGAAATCCTATTTCCATCGAGTGCAAAACTTCAGTTAGTTTCTGGAAAAGATACCGCTATGATAGCATTACCGAAAGGGAATAAAGTAAATCTTCACCCAAGAGAATGCCTTGAACTACTTGTTTCTTTAGAAAATGTACCTGAAAAGGAACAGATTATCTACCATTTTATAGATCCAATTTTAAATAGAATAAGCAACAAAAAAAACATTCCTGTTTTTTATTAA
- a CDS encoding SRPBCC family protein, protein MATNISKLKINATLDRVWDVLTKPEFVKLWQYGSDLQTNWEVGHAIKFETKWENKIFEQWGTVLEFTPTTKLRYSLFAPRPELEDKPENYFEMIYSLTHDNGQTKLEIIQEDNRPNAVQEDEQGEENPFLKTLKQIAETN, encoded by the coding sequence ATGGCAACAAATATTTCAAAATTAAAGATTAACGCAACACTTGATAGAGTGTGGGACGTTTTGACTAAACCAGAGTTCGTAAAGCTGTGGCAATACGGTAGTGACTTACAGACCAATTGGGAAGTTGGTCATGCAATTAAATTCGAGACAAAATGGGAAAACAAAATATTTGAACAATGGGGAACTGTTTTGGAGTTTACACCAACGACAAAGCTTCGATATTCTTTATTTGCGCCAAGACCTGAGCTTGAAGACAAACCAGAAAATTACTTTGAAATGATTTATTCATTGACTCATGACAATGGACAAACTAAACTTGAAATTATACAAGAGGACAACAGACCCAATGCTGTTCAAGAAGACGAACAAGGAGAGGAAAATCCTTTCTTAAAAACGTTGAAACAAATTGCCGAAACGAATTAA